GCAGCATTCGCTCCATTTGTCTTTAATGCCTGCGGCCAAGCCGTATCTGCCGCTTTGAGTTCTTCTGAACTTGCCCCTTCTTCCGCCAAATCTTTAGAAGCGGCAGTTTCTTTGATGGCAAGGTGTACGGCCTCGTCAACAGCGTCGTTGGGTACAGCGATTTGTTCAGCACCGTCTTCAGCTGCTTCTGTCGTTTGTTCCTGCGCCTGTTCATCCATGGTTGCGACTGCCTGAAGCGGACTTTCGTCAGAATCATCCTGTTCTTCCACCAAAACTGCCGTTTCTTCATGCATTCTAGCAATCACATGGCGGGTCAGCAGCACATCTAATTGCTTCGCCATCTCCGCTCCCGCCTCAACAGCAGCCTGCACCGCTCCGACATCTCCATCCAGTTTGACGGTCACCAGTCCACCACCGATGATCTCCATGCCGATACAGGTAACGCTTGCCGCCTTTAATGCGGCATCCGCTGCGGCGACTGCACCTAGATACCCTCTGACTTCAACTAGCCCTAACGCGCTATATCTCATGGTCCGCTACCTTAATAACTCGTTGGGTTATCCGCAACGAATTGGACAGCGTCCGCGAAAGCGTCACATGCTGCCTTGCAGGCCGATTGACTGCCTGTCAGCAGTGCGCCAG
Above is a window of Paenibacillus sp. FSL K6-1330 DNA encoding:
- a CDS encoding BMC domain-containing protein yields the protein MRYSALGLVEVRGYLGAVAAADAALKAASVTCIGMEIIGGGLVTVKLDGDVGAVQAAVEAGAEMAKQLDVLLTRHVIARMHEETAVLVEEQDDSDESPLQAVATMDEQAQEQTTEAAEDGAEQIAVPNDAVDEAVHLAIKETAASKDLAEEGASSEELKAADTAWPQALKTNGANAAGSQPERKPSPMKKIQTQAEEKSTPDVRETEETKAAVKLVTEQKDADDQAATPDKKQADAPKSKHNDSKLREQPKQKSAAKSGKKSKRASS